Proteins found in one Pelobates fuscus isolate aPelFus1 chromosome 10, aPelFus1.pri, whole genome shotgun sequence genomic segment:
- the CHD4 gene encoding chromodomain-helicase-DNA-binding protein 4 isoform X2, with protein sequence MASSPGSEGEIEVMLNSSLHQDDDDLDDDLSEVETPKIKKKKKPKKTKESKTPKGKRQKKEVDDSSGEANDFGEDDGGPVRSDSEGSDYTPGKKKKKKLGQKKEKKTKVKREEEDDEDDDSKEPKSSGQLLEDWGMEDIDHVFTEDDYRTLTNYKAFSQFVRPLIAAKNPKIAVSKMMMVLGAKWREFSTNNPLKGISGASVAAAAAAAVAVVESMVATNEVVAPPPPPPPEVPLRKAKTKEGKGPNARKKPKTVKPAEVKKPKAKKVAPLKIKLGGFGSKRKRSSSEEDDLEVESDYDEGSMNSLSVSDGSTSKSSRSRKRLRASKKKKKGEEETQGGGGDGYETDHQDYCEVCQQGGEIILCDTCPRAYHMVCLDPDMDKAPEGKWSCPHCEKEGVQWEAKEDNSECDEDLDDGGGDPEEEDHHMEFCRVCKDGGELLCCDTCPSSYHIHCLNPPLPEIPNGEWLCPRCTCPSLKGKIQKILIWKWGQPPPPTPVPRPASLDPDTPSPKPLEGRQEREFFVKWQGMSYLHCSWVTELQLELHCQVMFRNYQRKNDMDEPPAGDYGVDEEEKSRKRKNKDPKYLEMEEKFYRYGIKPEWMMIHRVLNHSIDKKGNVHYLIKWRDLAYDQASWELEDADVQDFDMYKQGYWNHRELMCGDEGRPGKKIKKMKHRKLERPPDTPTVDPTVKYDRQPEYLDITGGTLHPYQLEGLNWLRFSWAQGTDTILADEMGLGKTVQTAVFLYSLYKEGHSKGPFLVSAPLSTIINWEREFEMWAPDMYVVTYVGDKDSRAVIRENEFSFEDNAIRGGKKASRMKKEASVKFHVLLTSYELITIDMAVLGSIDWACLVVDEAHRLKNNQSKFFRVLNGYTLQHKLLLTGTPLQNNLEELFHLLNFLTPERFNNLEGFLEEFADIAKEDQIKKLHDMLGPHMLRRLKADVFKNMPSKTELIVRVELSPMQKKYYKFILTRNFEALNTRGGGNQVSLLNVVMDLKKCCNHPYLFPVAAMEAPKMPNGMYDGGALIKGAGKLLLLQKMLRKLKDDGHRVLIFSQMTKMLDLLEDFLEHEGYKYERIDGGITGNMRQEAIDRFNAPGAQQFCFLLSTRAGGLGINLATADTVIIYDSDWNPHNDIQAFSRAHRIGQNKKVMIYRFVTRASVEERITQVAKKKMMLTHLVVRPGLGSKTGSMSKQELDDILKFGTEELFKDEMEGEIKEGEDGSVIHYDDKAIARLLDRNQDEIEDTEIQGMNEYLSSFKVAQYVVREEEMADEEEVVREIIKQEESVDPDYWEKLLRHHYEQQQEDLARNLGKGKRIRKQVNYNDGSQEDRDWQDDQSDNQSDYSVASEEGDEDFDERSEAARRPNRKGLRNDKDKPLPPLLARVGGNIEVLGFNARQRKAFLNAIMRYGMPPQDAFTTQWLVRDLRGKSEKEFKAYVSLFMRHLCEPGADGAETFADGVPREGLSRQHVLTRIGVMSLIRKKVQEFEHVNGRWSMPELAEAEENKKPIQIDSPSPKTPTPSTPGDTQPNTPAPVATNEEAPKSEEVVPKEESTENDVKPPEERNEATPPVTESQSPVVPTEEKPEEPENKEKPPTSEPMETDQKVEKVEPEKVDEVITLDDKKDDVQEVALQNGETPKEPTEEKIKRASAMASKQRFMFNIADGGFTELHSLWQNEERAATVTKKTYEIWHRRHDYWLLSGIINHGYARWQDIQNDVRYAILNEPFKGEVNRGNFLEIKNKFLARRFKLLEQALVIEEQLRRAAYLNMSEDPSHPSMALNTRFAEVECLAESHQHLSKESMAGNKPANAVLHKVLKQLEELLSDMKADVTRLPATIARIPPVAVRLQMSERNILSRLASRGGEPQPQPQIAQQ encoded by the exons ATGGCTTCCTCGCCAGGCAGCGAAGGAGAAATTGAAGTAATGCTGAACAGCAGCCTCCACCAAG ATGATGATGATCTGGATGATGATCTCTCAGAGGTGGAAActcccaaaataaagaaaaagaagaaacccaaaaaaacaaaagaatctaAGACCCCCAAAGGAAAGAGACAAAAAAAG GAAGTGGATGATAGCTCAGGGGAAGCCAATGATTTTGGTGAAGATGATGGAGGACCTGTTCGTTCAGATAGTGAAGGCAGTGATTACACCCctggcaagaagaagaagaagaagctgGGACAGAAGAAGGAAAAGAAAACCAAGGTGAAGCGAGAGGAAGAAGATGATGAGGATGACGACTCCAAG GAACCCAAATCTTCTGGTCAGCTTCTAGAAGATTGGGGTATGGAAGATATCGACCATGTGTTCACGGAGGACGATTATCGTACACTGACCAACTACAAGGCTTTCAGTCAGTTTGTCAG ACCTCTCATTGCAGCCAAGAATCCAAAGATTGCAGTCTCCAAGATGATGATGGTCTTAGGAGCTAAATGGAGAGAATTCAGTACCAATAACCCCCTGAAGGGCATCTCAGGAGCTTCTGTGGCAGCAGCTGCGGCTGCAGCTGTGGCGGTAGTAGAAAGTATGGTGGCAACGAATGAAGTAGTTGCACCCCCCCCTCCACCACCTCCTGAAGTTCCCCTTCGTAAAGCAAAGACTAAGGAAGGCAAAG GGCCCAATGCCAGGAAAAAACCAAAGACTGTCAAACCAGCAGAAGTGAAGAAACCAAAAGCCAAGAAAGTGGCTCCACTAAAAATTAAGCTCGGTGGTTTTGGTTCAAAACGCAAACGTTCTTCG AGTGAAGAGGATGATCTTGAAGTGGAGTCTGATTATGATGAAGGCAGCATGAACAGCCTGTCTGTATCTGATGGGTCCACCAGTAAAAGCAGCCGTAGCCGAAAGAGACTAAGAGCcagcaagaagaagaagaaag GTGAGGAGGAAACACAAGGAGGAGGCGGGGATGGATATGAAACAGATCATCAAGACTACTGTGAGGTGTGCCAACAGGGTGGAGAGATCATCTTATGTGATACCTGCCCTCGTGCTTATCATATGGTTTGTCTGGATCCTGACATGGACAAGGCTCCAGAGGGCAAATGGAGTTGCCCACACTGT GAGAAAGAGGGAGTTcaatgggaagcaaaggaggatAATTCAGAATGTGATGAAGATTTGGATGATGGTGGAGGAGATCCAGAGGAGGAAGATCACCACATGGAGTTCTGTCGTGTTTGTAAGGATGGTGGGGAGCTGCTTTGTTGTGACACCTGCCCCTCCTCCTACCACATCCATTGTCTCAACCCACCTTTGCCAGAGATACCCAATGGAGAATGGCTGTGCCCGCGTTGCACT TGTCCTTCTTTGAAGGgtaaaatccaaaaaatattGATTTGGAAATGGGGGCAACCTCCTCCCCCTACTCCTGTTCCACGACCAGCTAGTTTGGATCCTGATACTCCTTCCCCAAAACCTTTAGAGGGTCGTCAAGAGCGAGAATTCTTTGTCAAATGGCAAGGAATGTCCTATCTACACTGTTCCTGGGTGACAGAACTCCAG CTTGAGCTGCACTGCCAGGTTATGTTTCGTAACTACCAGAGGAAGAATGATATGGATGAGCCACCCGCTGGTGATTATGGTGTAGATGAAGAAGAAAAGAGCCgtaaaaggaaaaacaaagatCCTAAATATCTGGAGATGGAAGAAAAATTTTATCGTTATGGAATCAAGCCAGAGTGGATGATGATTCACCGTGTATTAAATCATAG tatTGATAAGAAGGGTAATGTTCATTATCTGATCAAGTGGAGGGACCTGGCATATGACCAGGCATCCTGGGAGCTAGAAGATGCTGATGTTCAGGATTTTGATATGTACAAACAAGGCTACTGGAATCACAG AGAGCTAATGTGTGGGGATGAAGGACGTCCTGGAAAGAAGATAAAGAAAATGAAACATCGCAAACTGGAACGTCCCCCTGACACACCTACTGTTGAT CCCACAGTGAAGTATGATCGTCAGCCAGAGTACTTGGACATTACAGGAGGCACTCTTCACCCTTATCAGCTGGAAGGTCTCAATTGGCTGCGCTTCTCTTGGGCACAAGGCACAGATACTATCCTGGCTGATGAGATGGGTTTAGGCAAAACTGTTCAGACCGCAGTGTTTCTGTATTCCTTATATAAAGAG GGTCATTCAAAGGGTCCATTCCTGGTTAGTGCTCCACTCTCCACAATTATTAATTGGGAGCGTGAATTTGAAATGTGGGCCCCCGATATGTACGTGGTCACATACGTTGGTGACAAAGACAGCCGTGCAGTCATCAGAGAAAATGAGTTCTCATTTGAAGACAACGCCATCCGGGGTGGAAAGAAAGCTTCTCGTATGAAG AAAGAAGCATCTGTGAAGTTCCATGTCCTCCTTACATCGTACGAATTGATCACCATTGACATGGCTGTACTTGGATCTATAGACTGGGCCTGCCTGGTGGTTGATGAAGCTCATCGTCTAAAGAATAATCAGTCCAAG TTTTTCAGGGTTCTGAATGGATACACACTGCAACACAAGCTTCTTCTCACAGGAACCCCACTGCAGAACAACCTGGAGGAACTGTTTCACCTGCTCAATTTCCTCACACCAGAGAGATTTAA CAACCTTGAGGGTTTCCTGGAGGAGTTTGCAGATATTGCTAAGGAAGATCAGATTAAGAAGCTTCATGATATGCTGGGACCTCACATGTTAAGAAGGCTGAAAGCTGATGTTTTCAAAAATATGCCATCAAAGACAGAGTTAATCGTGCGTGTGGAGCTTAGTCCTATGCAGAA AAAATATTACAAGTTCATACTCACCAGAAACTTTGAGGCTCTTAATACCCGTGGAGGTGGCAACCAGGTGTCTCTGCTCAATGTGGTGATGGACCTAAAGAAATGCTGCAATCATCCTTACCTCTTTCCTGTAGCTGCTATG GAAGCACCGAAGATGCCCAATGGGATGTATGATGGTGGTGCCCTCATCAAGGGAGCTGGAAAGCTATTGCTTCTGCAGAAGATGCTACGTAAGCTAAAGGATGATGGACACAGGGTGCTGATCTTCTCTCAG ATGACAAAGATGCTGGATCTGTTAGAAGACTTTCTCGAACATGAGGGCTATAAGTATGAACGAATAGATGGAGGTATCACCGGAAACATGCGTCAGGAGGCTATTGATCGCTTTAATG CACCTGGAGCCCAGCAGTTTTGTTTCCTGCTGTCCACGCGTGCTGGAGGCCTGGGTATTAATCTTGCCACTGCAGACACTGTGATTATTTATGATTCTGACTGGAACCCTCATAATGACATCCAG GCTTTTAGCAGAGCTCATCGTATTGGGCAAAACAAGAAAGTGATGATCTATCGATTTGTGACGCGTGCGTCTGTGGAGGAGAGGATTACTCAAGTGGCAAAGAAGAAAATGATGCTCACTCATTTGGTTGTGCGACCTGGTCTTGGCTCTAAGACTGGCTCTATGTCCAAGCAGGAACTGGATGATATTCTTAAATTTGGTACAGAGGAACTTTTCAAGGATGAGATGGAGG gtGAGATCAAGGAAGGCGAAGATGGTAGTGTCATCCATTACGATGACAAGGCTATAGCTCGTCTGCTGGACAGAAACCAGGATGAGATTGAAGACACAGAGATTCAAGGAATGAATGAGTATCTGAGCTCCTTCAAAGTGGCCCAGTATGTGGTCCGAGAAGAGGAGATGGCA GATGAAGAGGAGGTGGTCCGTGAAATCATTAAGCAGGAAGAGAGTGTGGACCCTGATTACTGGGAGAAGCTTCTAAGGCACCATTATGAGCAGCAGCAAGAAGACCTTGCACGAAATTTAGGCAAAGGCAAAAGAATACGCAAACAGGTCAACTACAATGATGGCAGCCAGGAAGATCGAG attgGCAGGATGATCAGTCTGATAACCAATCTGATTACTCAGTGGCTTCGGAAGAAGGAGATGAAGATTTTGATGAAAGATCAGAAG CAGCACGTCGGCCCAACAGGAAAGGTTTGCGGAATGACAAGGACAAGCCTCTACCTCCACTTCTGGCACGTGTGGGCGGCAATATTGAG GTTTTGGGCTTTAATGCTAGACAGAGGAAAGCCTTCCTGAATGCAATCATGCGTTATGGAATGCCCCCTCAGGATGCCTTCACTACTCAGTGGCTTGTACGTGACCTTCGTGGCAAGTCAGAGAAGGAATTCAA GGCTTATGTGTCCCTATTTATGCGCCATCTCTGCGAGCCAGGGGCTGATGGAGCAGAGACCTTTGCTGATGGTGTTCCCAGAGAAGGTCTGTCTCGCCAGCATGTCTTAACCAGGATTGGTGTAATGTCTCTCATACGTAAGAAG GTGCAAGAGTTTGAACATGTGAATGGGCGCTGGAGCATGCCTGAGCTTGCTGAGGCAGAGGAGAATAAAAAGCCAATTCAGATCGACTCTCCCTCCCCCAAAACACCAACTCCGTCTACCCCTGGAGACACACAGCCTAATACACCAGCTCCAGTTGCAACAAATG AGGAAGCACCGAAGAGCGAAGAAGTAGTGCCCAAGGAGGAAAGTACAGAGAATGATGTTAAGCCCCCTGAAGAGCGTAATGAG GCAACTCCTCCTGTGACAGAGTCCCAGTCCCCCGTGGTGCCAACCGAAGAAAAGCCAGAGGAACCAGAGAACAAGGAGAAGCCCCCAACTTCTGAGCCTATGGAGACTGATCAGAAAGTTGAGAAAG TGGAACCAGAAAAAGTTGATGAAGTAATCACTTTAGATGACAAGAAAG ATGATGTGCAGGAAGTAGCTTTACAGAATGGAGAGACTCCAAAAGAACCAACTGAggagaaaataaagagggcatCTGCAATGGCTTCCAAACAGAGGTTCATGTTTAACATTGCGGACGGCGGTTTTACTG AGCTCCACTCCTTATGGCAGAATGAAGAGCGAGCTGCAACTGTTACCAAGAAGACTTATGAAATCTGGCACCGCAGACATGACTACTGGCTCCTGTCTGGAATCATAAA TCATGGATATGCACGTTGGCAAGACATCCAGAATGATGTACGCTATGCCATACTCAATGAACCCTTCAAGGGAGAGGTGAACAGAGGGAACTTTCTAGAAATCAAGAACAAGTTCCTGGCTCGACGATTTAAA CTTTTGGAACAAGCACTTGTAATAGAAGAACAGCTAAGACGAGCTGCATACCTAAATATGTCTGAGGATCCCTCCCACCCCTCCATGGCACTGAACACCAGGTTTGCCGAAGTGGAATGCTTGGCTGAAAGTCACCAGCATCTCTCTAAAGAGTCCATGGCAGGGAACAAACCAGCAAATGCTGTTCTGCACAAAG TGTTGAAGCAATTGGAAGAACTGCTGAGTGACATGAAAGCAGACGTTACCAGACTCCCAGCCACCATTGCCAGAATTCCCCCAGTGGCTGTGCGGCTACAGATGTCAGAGAGGAACATCCTAAGCAGATTAGCCAGCAGAGGAGGAGAACCACAGCCCCAGCCG CAGATTGCTCAGCAATAA